CTTTGCATCTTCACTAATTCAGAAAGGGCAATAACAGAAGATACCTCGTCAAACGGATGGGTCCGTTCGAAGCGATTCATCATTTCAATTTCTTCTTCATGTGTCGGGTAACCCATGTTTAATTTTAAAAGAAATCGATCAAGCTGGGCTTCTGGCAACGGATAGGTTCCCTCATATTCAATCGGATTTTGCGTTGCCATAACAAAAAATGGATGGGGGAGCATGTGCGTCGTTCCATCTACAGTAACACTTCCTTCTTCCATTCCTTCAAGCAGAGCGGATTGTGTTTTAGGCGATGTCCGGTTAATTTCATCCGCAAGAATGATATGCCCCATTAATGGGCCTTCTTTAAATACGAATGTTTGCTCTTGCTGGTTATAGATGGAAAGACCTGTTAAATCAGAAGGAAGCAAGTCAGGAGTAAACTGAATCCGGTTAAACTCTGCACTTACAGATTTGGCCAATGTCCGAACAAGCAATGTTTTGCCAACACCTGGTACATCTTCAAGCAACACGTGGCCTTCTGCAAGCAGCGCTGTTAAGCTCAGCTCGACTACTTCACGTTTGCCAATAATAACTTTTTCAATAT
This Pueribacillus theae DNA region includes the following protein-coding sequences:
- a CDS encoding AAA family ATPase — protein: MGKSIAFDSIQPLIEKIITNIEKVIIGKREVVELSLTALLAEGHVLLEDVPGVGKTLLVRTLAKSVSAEFNRIQFTPDLLPSDLTGLSIYNQQEQTFVFKEGPLMGHIILADEINRTSPKTQSALLEGMEEGSVTVDGTTHMLPHPFFVMATQNPIEYEGTYPLPEAQLDRFLLKLNMGYPTHEEEIEMMNRFERTHPFDEVSSVIALSELVKMQRNVKEIFIDRAIKHYIVDVVNETRNHPFVALGVSPRGSLSLMRASQSLAYIRGRDYVIPDDVKYLIPHVFTHRIVLHSEAAFSGKIAEEVIVELIEKIPIPVMKERHLS